In Peromyscus eremicus chromosome 15, PerEre_H2_v1, whole genome shotgun sequence, a genomic segment contains:
- the Ascl5 gene encoding achaete-scute homolog 5 → MNSNFCRALVDRGAPSGMQLGVVAPAGQTPLAATEPLGNVPFLLYPGHAEPPYYDTYAGVFPYVPFPGAFGVYDYPFEPAFIQKRNERERQRVKCVNEGYARLRGHLPGALAEKRLSKVETLRAAIRYIKYLQELLSAAPDGEPPAATSPQPACAGQGTAPQPPFLVAECNGSSSFSSSPFLESEEPSL, encoded by the coding sequence ATGAACAGTAACTTCTGCCGGGCCCTGGTGGACCGCGGGGCTCCCAGCGGCATGCAGCTGGGTGTCGTGGCCCCTGCAGGACAGACGCCGCTGGCAGCCACGGAGCCCCTGGGCAACGTCCCCTTCCTGCTGTACCCTGGCCATGCCGAGCCGCCTTACTACGACACCTACGCTGGGGTGTTCCCCTACGTGCCCTTCCCCGGCGCCTTCGGGGTCTACGACTACCCGTTCGAGCCCGCCTTCATCCAGAAGCGCAACGAGCGTGAGCGACAGCGCGTCAAGTGCGTCAACGAGGGCTACGCGCGCCTCCGCGGCCACCTCCCCGGCGCCCTGGCGGAGAAGCGGCTCAGCAAGGTGGAGACCCTGCGCGCCGCCATCCGCTACATCAAGTACCTGCAGGAGCTGCTGAGCGCCGCCCCCGACGGCGAGCCGCCTGCAGCCACCTCCCCGCAGCCCGCCTGCGCCGGCCAGGGCACTGCGCCACAACCCCCCTTCCTGGTGGCCGAGTGCaatgggtcctcctccttctcctcctcgcCTTTCTTAGAGTCGGAGGAACCCAGCCTTTGA